From the Actinomycetota bacterium genome, one window contains:
- a CDS encoding 3-oxoacyl-ACP reductase FabG, giving the protein MIEGSNAIITGSSRGIGRAIALELADRGANVVVCCQSRVDAAHEVRELAEAKGVRALVVQSDLATEEGARTVVERCVQELGGVDILVNNAGMTHLAPIQAMEDKDLERVLHVNLFSYFYTSKYAVEDMIRRKAPGCVVNISSIVSMIGMAGGTAYAASKGGVTGFTVCLAREVARYGIRVNAIAPGYVETEMIGWMPEDYKAKIIPRIPMRRFGRCEEVAKAVCFLVEDATYMTGQTLILDGGIMID; this is encoded by the coding sequence ATGATCGAGGGGAGCAACGCCATCATCACCGGCTCCTCGCGGGGCATCGGGAGGGCTATCGCACTGGAACTGGCGGATCGCGGGGCCAACGTGGTCGTCTGCTGCCAGAGCCGCGTGGACGCCGCCCACGAGGTGCGCGAACTGGCGGAGGCGAAGGGGGTGCGCGCCCTGGTGGTGCAGAGCGACCTGGCCACGGAGGAGGGAGCGCGCACGGTGGTGGAGAGATGCGTGCAGGAGCTGGGCGGGGTGGACATCCTGGTGAACAACGCCGGCATGACCCACCTCGCTCCCATCCAGGCGATGGAGGACAAGGACCTGGAGAGGGTCCTGCACGTCAACCTCTTCAGCTACTTCTACACGAGCAAGTACGCGGTGGAGGACATGATCCGCCGCAAGGCGCCGGGGTGCGTGGTGAACATCTCATCCATCGTCTCCATGATCGGCATGGCGGGTGGCACGGCGTACGCCGCCTCCAAGGGTGGGGTCACCGGCTTCACGGTATGCCTGGCACGGGAGGTGGCCCGTTACGGGATCCGGGTGAACGCCATCGCTCCCGGATACGTAGAGACGGAGATGATCGGCTGGATGCCCGAGGACTACAAGGCCAAGATCATCCCCCGCATCCCCATGCGGCGCTTCGGGCGCTGCGAGGAGGTAGCCAAGGCGGTCTGTTTCCTGGTGGAGGACGCCACCTACATGACCGGCCAGACCCTGATCCTCGACGGAGGCATCATGATCGATTGA
- a CDS encoding IPT/TIG domain-containing protein, giving the protein MRREALSSVVLMAVFLAVAAVPLGCGKAAAKPEIKSLEPESGSPGSEVVIKGGGFGSSQGTGVVFFSGKQVEVVAWSDTVITVKIPVDMAEAAYGVKVETEKGASNEVEFKVTGRASQAPKITSLEPGSGKSGDEVVIKGERFGAAQGNGKVLFGTGTAQVVKWSDTSITIVVPPNLGKNTYGVTVKNDAGKSNEAIFRIGSDEEKFTEQKQAIIDYLKAQGQSTAGSEQWTVTMVKRSSQDSNWEVLKVTAPGNPPFEAVLIMNNMLGGWECLKTGEPPWTGLEFKGEPIPSDIEKV; this is encoded by the coding sequence ATGAGAAGAGAGGCTTTGAGCTCGGTGGTTTTAATGGCGGTGTTCCTGGCGGTTGCTGCGGTGCCGTTGGGATGCGGCAAGGCCGCAGCGAAGCCGGAGATCAAGTCCCTGGAGCCGGAGAGCGGATCGCCGGGTAGCGAGGTGGTCATCAAGGGAGGAGGGTTCGGATCCTCACAGGGAACCGGGGTGGTCTTCTTCAGCGGAAAGCAGGTAGAGGTGGTTGCGTGGTCGGACACCGTCATAACGGTGAAGATCCCCGTGGACATGGCAGAAGCCGCGTACGGGGTAAAGGTGGAGACGGAGAAGGGCGCCAGCAACGAGGTGGAGTTCAAGGTCACCGGAAGGGCCTCCCAGGCCCCGAAGATAACCTCCCTGGAGCCCGGTAGCGGCAAGTCGGGAGACGAGGTGGTGATCAAGGGCGAGAGGTTCGGCGCCGCGCAGGGGAACGGCAAGGTGCTCTTCGGCACCGGCACGGCCCAGGTGGTCAAGTGGTCCGACACCTCCATCACCATCGTCGTGCCCCCCAACCTCGGCAAGAACACTTACGGGGTGACGGTCAAGAATGACGCCGGAAAGAGCAACGAGGCCATCTTCAGGATCGGCAGCGACGAGGAAAAGTTCACGGAGCAGAAACAGGCCATCATCGATTACCTCAAGGCGCAGGGGCAGTCCACGGCGGGCTCCGAGCAGTGGACGGTCACGATGGTCAAGCGAAGCTCACAGGATTCCAATTGGGAAGTTCTCAAGGTCACCGCACCCGGAAATCCCCCCTTCGAGGCGGTACTGATCATGAACAACATGCTCGGGGGCTGGGAGTGCCTGAAGACGGGCGAGCCGCCCTGGACGGGGCTCGAGTTCAAGGGCGAGCCCATCCCCTCCGACATCGAGAAGGTCTGA
- a CDS encoding carbon-nitrogen hydrolase family protein: MSDEARTLRVAAVQMASENGAVEKNLARATVLAEEAAASEALVVVFPEFMPTGYVYSKEIWDAAEPADGPTMRWLRETSRRLGIWLGTSYLEAEGDDFYNSFVLVDPQGTTAGRVRKQTPAFAEAFFTRGEAGPHVIETGIGRIGVGICYENLLAYTPRLMCSQAAEILLMPHSAPSPMPNLFFPAGAVRAYNHNLKNLAPYYAAMLGIPVIFVNKCGPWTSPVPGLPFLTQKSSFPGYTCIVDGDGTVRAQLDDREGVIVEEVTLDPARRVEAVLSLRGRWALKVPRAMNQFRFIEAAGKGFYLLSRERRRRARQVSGRHGT; encoded by the coding sequence ATGAGCGACGAGGCGAGGACCCTGAGGGTGGCGGCGGTACAGATGGCCTCGGAGAACGGGGCGGTGGAGAAGAACCTGGCACGTGCCACCGTCCTGGCGGAGGAGGCCGCCGCCAGTGAAGCGCTGGTGGTGGTGTTCCCGGAGTTCATGCCCACCGGGTACGTCTACAGCAAGGAGATCTGGGATGCGGCGGAACCCGCGGATGGCCCCACCATGCGCTGGCTGCGGGAAACCTCCCGACGCCTGGGGATATGGCTGGGGACCAGTTACCTGGAGGCCGAGGGAGATGATTTCTACAACAGCTTCGTCCTCGTGGACCCGCAGGGCACCACGGCGGGCAGGGTGCGCAAGCAGACCCCCGCCTTCGCCGAGGCCTTCTTCACGCGGGGAGAGGCGGGGCCTCACGTCATAGAAACGGGTATCGGGAGGATCGGGGTGGGCATCTGCTACGAGAACCTTTTGGCCTACACCCCGCGCCTCATGTGCTCGCAAGCGGCGGAAATCCTCCTCATGCCCCATTCCGCACCCTCGCCCATGCCCAACCTCTTCTTCCCCGCCGGGGCGGTCCGGGCATACAACCATAACCTGAAGAACCTCGCACCTTATTACGCGGCGATGCTCGGCATCCCGGTTATCTTCGTCAACAAGTGCGGCCCCTGGACCTCGCCGGTACCCGGCCTCCCCTTCCTGACCCAGAAATCCAGCTTCCCCGGCTACACCTGCATCGTGGATGGGGACGGCACCGTCAGGGCCCAGCTGGACGACCGCGAAGGGGTGATCGTGGAGGAAGTGACGCTGGACCCCGCGCGCCGGGTGGAGGCGGTGCTTTCCCTCCGCGGCAGGTGGGCCTTGAAAGTCCCCCGGGCCATGAACCAGTTCCGTTTCATCGAGGCGGCGGGGAAGGGTTTCTACCTGCTGAGCCGGGAACGCCGCCGCCGCGCCCGGCAGGTGAGCGGCCGCCACGGGACTTGA
- a CDS encoding right-handed parallel beta-helix repeat-containing protein — protein sequence MFFLLAIMIAVATGCGGSRPACPPGDEISAAGAGVGHTYYVSPSGSDSGPGTREAPWATPGYASRRLSPGDTLVIMGGRYALREYDADIIMPPPGTPEAWITIRGEDGKRPVLAGSDDLLAAVDISGAAYLRLENLEITSDGGAPFRTGITGAAGPVRHVIIAGLYIHHLDEMGMDLADVEDLQVLDCIITHCGFGGMGGPVGESGWRDVLVRGCELSYSGHYYRGGPGPGPYDRPDGFGIEPSGGPVEIAYTRAEHNLGDGLDSKARNTYIHHCVVANNTCDGVKLWGDGSMVTNTLIYGTGDGVGGPSPWAGLVIEAEGGGAARFEVINVTIHDNPEREAYPLYAQYEGSAPVHLVLRNTIVAGGHGPAYFGDDVSLLADHNLFYRPGKEIQVHANGRDYTAADLQAGELGEGNLSGDPLFAAPAWGVSGDYRLRDGSQALDAGSSFDAPSDDLDCNPRPRGGTWDIGAFER from the coding sequence GTGTTCTTTCTTCTGGCGATCATGATCGCCGTGGCCACGGGCTGCGGCGGTTCCCGTCCCGCATGCCCTCCCGGGGACGAGATAAGCGCAGCGGGCGCCGGGGTCGGTCATACCTACTACGTCTCCCCCTCCGGTTCCGATTCCGGCCCCGGGACCAGGGAGGCGCCCTGGGCCACGCCCGGGTACGCATCCAGGCGGCTCTCTCCCGGCGACACCCTGGTCATCATGGGAGGCCGCTACGCCCTGCGAGAATACGACGCGGACATCATCATGCCTCCCCCCGGAACACCGGAAGCCTGGATCACCATTAGGGGCGAGGACGGGAAGCGTCCCGTCCTCGCCGGAAGCGACGACCTTCTCGCCGCCGTGGACATCTCGGGCGCCGCTTACCTGCGCCTGGAAAACCTGGAGATCACCAGCGACGGAGGAGCTCCCTTCAGGACGGGGATCACGGGAGCGGCCGGGCCGGTGAGACACGTGATCATCGCAGGCCTTTATATCCATCACCTGGACGAGATGGGCATGGACCTCGCGGACGTGGAGGACCTCCAGGTGCTCGATTGCATCATAACCCACTGCGGCTTCGGCGGCATGGGCGGGCCCGTCGGCGAGTCGGGCTGGAGAGACGTTCTCGTGCGTGGATGCGAGCTCTCCTATTCCGGCCACTATTACCGTGGCGGGCCGGGGCCGGGCCCTTACGACAGGCCCGACGGCTTCGGCATCGAGCCCTCGGGGGGGCCGGTGGAGATCGCATACACCCGCGCGGAACACAACCTGGGGGACGGCCTGGACAGCAAGGCGCGGAACACCTACATACACCACTGCGTGGTGGCCAATAACACCTGCGATGGGGTCAAGCTATGGGGCGACGGGAGCATGGTCACCAACACCCTGATATACGGCACCGGTGACGGGGTGGGAGGCCCTTCGCCCTGGGCCGGGCTGGTGATCGAAGCAGAGGGCGGCGGCGCGGCTCGCTTCGAGGTGATCAACGTGACCATCCACGACAACCCGGAGCGGGAGGCCTACCCCCTATACGCGCAGTACGAGGGGTCTGCCCCCGTGCACCTGGTCCTGCGCAACACCATCGTCGCCGGCGGACACGGCCCCGCTTACTTCGGGGATGACGTCAGCCTGCTCGCCGACCACAACCTCTTTTACCGCCCCGGAAAGGAGATACAGGTGCACGCCAACGGCCGGGATTACACCGCGGCGGATCTACAGGCCGGGGAGCTGGGCGAGGGGAACCTCAGCGGCGACCCGCTTTTCGCCGCTCCCGCCTGGGGAGTATCGGGCGATTATCGCCTGCGGGACGGCAGCCAGGCGCTTGACGCCGGCTCATCCTTTGACGCGCCCTCCGACGATCTCGACTGCAATCCACGCCCCCGCGGCGGCACCTGGGACATCGGCGCCTTCGAGCGTTAA
- a CDS encoding divergent polysaccharide deacetylase family protein produces the protein MRWASAEREAPMYDNEFRVDMRKVLARRRRMLRRRRLRRTLFVVTCLALLTAFIVFSPWGLGKNLFFGRESEGDGAAGKAHPADGGSPGDGIALLGDKDGGGPQSRNVDTLPSRKEKASHPQTPTVAIVVDDTGSDVANLERWLAVDAPVTFAVLPHCHASASTAERLYAAGFRIMMHIPTENDPPNSFSGIGQLSVGMSRDAVFATLDDDLATVPHATGINNHQGGRGCNDYRLMSYMCRWAKERGLFVVDSDSSTCSQVTRAAQELGLPRRRNQVFIDHHNEPDAIREAMRRLARIARQEGTAIGICHFHRPNTPSVVGEMIRTLRAEGINFAFVEDIHN, from the coding sequence ATGCGCTGGGCATCCGCGGAGAGGGAGGCGCCCATGTACGACAACGAATTCCGCGTGGACATGCGGAAGGTTCTGGCCCGCCGCAGGCGCATGCTGCGGCGGAGGAGGCTCAGGAGAACGCTTTTCGTAGTGACCTGCTTGGCGCTGCTGACGGCGTTTATCGTTTTTTCGCCATGGGGTCTTGGGAAGAACCTGTTTTTCGGGAGGGAATCCGAGGGGGACGGGGCGGCAGGGAAGGCGCATCCCGCCGACGGCGGGAGCCCGGGAGACGGCATCGCCTTGCTCGGCGATAAGGACGGCGGCGGGCCCCAGAGTAGAAACGTGGATACGCTACCGTCCAGGAAGGAAAAGGCCTCGCATCCCCAAACGCCCACCGTCGCCATCGTGGTGGACGATACCGGGAGCGATGTCGCCAACCTCGAGCGCTGGCTGGCCGTGGACGCCCCGGTGACCTTTGCGGTGTTGCCGCACTGTCATGCATCCGCCTCCACGGCGGAACGCCTTTACGCCGCCGGGTTCCGCATCATGATGCACATACCCACGGAGAACGACCCGCCCAACTCCTTCTCCGGCATCGGCCAGCTATCGGTGGGCATGAGCCGCGACGCCGTCTTCGCCACTCTCGACGACGACCTGGCCACGGTGCCACATGCGACGGGCATCAACAACCATCAGGGCGGCAGGGGATGCAACGATTACCGGCTCATGAGCTACATGTGCCGGTGGGCGAAAGAACGCGGGCTCTTCGTGGTGGACAGCGACAGCTCCACTTGCAGTCAGGTCACCAGGGCCGCCCAGGAGCTCGGTCTTCCCCGACGCCGCAACCAGGTCTTCATAGACCACCACAACGAGCCCGACGCCATCAGGGAGGCCATGCGCCGCCTGGCGAGGATCGCGCGCCAGGAGGGTACAGCCATAGGCATCTGTCACTTCCACCGCCCCAACACGCCTTCGGTGGTGGGGGAGATGATCAGGACGCTGCGCGCCGAGGGCATCAACTTCGCCTTCGTGGAGGACATCCACAACTGA